The Dyella caseinilytica genome has a window encoding:
- a CDS encoding glutathione binding-like protein, which translates to MIELHYWPTPNGHKITLFLEETALPYMIKPVNIGKGEQFEPAFLKISPNNRMPAIVDTAPADGGEPISVFESGAILQYLAKKTGRFLPADVRGQTTVMEWLFWQVGGLGPMLGQNHHFNRYAPEKIPYAIDRYERETRRLYGVLDKRLTEGEFIAGKDYSIADMAAYPWTVSYEDQGINLDEFPQVKRWFTHIRDREATKRAYAIGDTIKGKMDARTDEEARRNLFQR; encoded by the coding sequence ATGATCGAGCTGCATTACTGGCCCACACCGAATGGCCACAAGATCACGTTATTTCTGGAAGAGACGGCCCTGCCTTATATGATCAAGCCGGTGAACATCGGTAAGGGCGAGCAGTTCGAGCCAGCTTTTCTGAAGATTTCACCCAACAATCGCATGCCGGCGATCGTGGATACGGCGCCAGCCGATGGTGGCGAGCCGATTAGCGTGTTCGAGTCTGGCGCCATCCTGCAGTATCTGGCCAAAAAGACGGGCCGTTTCCTTCCTGCCGATGTGCGTGGCCAAACGACAGTGATGGAATGGTTGTTCTGGCAAGTCGGTGGCCTGGGGCCAATGCTGGGCCAGAACCATCACTTCAATCGCTACGCGCCGGAAAAAATTCCGTATGCGATCGATCGCTATGAGCGCGAAACGCGCCGTTTATATGGCGTGCTCGACAAACGCCTGACCGAAGGCGAGTTCATTGCCGGCAAGGATTACAGCATTGCGGACATGGCGGCCTATCCGTGGACCGTGTCGTATGAAGATCAGGGCATCAACCTGGATGAATTCCCGCAGGTGAAGCGGTGGTTCACACATATCCGTGATCGCGAGGCGACGAAGCGGGCGTATGCGATCGGCGACACGATCAAGGGCAAGATGGATGCGCGCACGGATGAGGAGGCGCGGCGGAATTTATTTCAGCGGTGA
- the rbsK gene encoding ribokinase — MTRLVVVGSINMDLVTLAQRFPGPGETLLGERFLSVHGGKGGNQAVAAARLGAEVHMVGAVGDDDFAQPLWDALAAEGVDITHVARIKDCGSGTASITVADGENQIIVVPGANARVTPAHVANANSLIAGADAVLVQMEIPLETVEATLRIAHQEHVPVILNPAPAQRLPETWLKLARYITPNQHELAILLGADPAEDFRSLMRRAPCPVVLTRGAEGAWYREEGEPQHQSGFRVEAVDSTGAGDTFNAALAVFLHEGLPIAVRKACAAAALSVTRLGARGGMPHQADIDVLLTR, encoded by the coding sequence ATGACACGTCTGGTCGTCGTCGGCAGCATCAACATGGACCTGGTCACACTGGCGCAGCGTTTTCCTGGCCCCGGTGAAACCCTGCTCGGCGAACGCTTTCTCTCAGTGCATGGCGGCAAGGGTGGCAACCAGGCCGTGGCCGCTGCTCGCCTGGGTGCTGAAGTGCATATGGTCGGTGCAGTCGGTGACGACGATTTCGCCCAACCGCTATGGGATGCGTTGGCCGCTGAAGGTGTCGACATCACGCACGTTGCACGGATCAAGGATTGCGGTAGTGGCACCGCCTCCATCACCGTCGCCGACGGTGAAAACCAGATCATTGTGGTACCGGGCGCGAATGCGCGCGTAACGCCTGCGCATGTCGCCAACGCCAATAGCCTGATCGCAGGCGCCGACGCTGTATTGGTGCAGATGGAAATTCCACTTGAAACGGTGGAAGCCACGCTGCGTATTGCCCATCAGGAACACGTGCCCGTCATTCTCAACCCCGCACCCGCGCAGCGGCTTCCGGAAACGTGGCTCAAGCTCGCACGCTACATCACTCCCAACCAGCACGAACTCGCCATTCTACTTGGCGCCGATCCAGCAGAAGATTTTCGCAGCCTGATGCGTCGTGCACCTTGCCCCGTGGTTCTCACCCGCGGTGCGGAAGGTGCTTGGTATCGCGAGGAAGGTGAGCCCCAGCATCAAAGCGGCTTCCGTGTGGAGGCTGTGGACAGCACCGGCGCTGGAGATACCTTCAACGCAGCACTTGCTGTTTTCCTGCACGAAGGTCTGCCCATCGCCGTGCGCAAAGCCTGCGCTGCGGCGGCGTTGTCAGTCACACGCCTCGGTGCGCGCGGCGGCATGCCGCATCAGGCGGACATCGATGTCTTGTTGACGCGGTAA
- a CDS encoding dienelactone hydrolase family protein translates to MLRKTASNLIAHIIFNTLVALLLGFYLRNAEAASRQPLTVQTPNGSVLIECFASTHATLPTVLILSGSKGFGSPAYDEIGKTFLDAGLQACLVHFLSPTDLSAIGSAGNSEARERYYAKRQSAWLVDIRGAISYFNARPNHVGKVGLLGISLGAEMAAAVSANSADIGALVIVDGNFPDGYSQPVRSLPPLHLIWGSADRTFPVPVGLNLQRIARHLVDAADIDIYKDGAHDFFLRPKTQQAQAAHVSAAHFLMSKLSSVGL, encoded by the coding sequence ATGTTGCGTAAGACAGCGTCAAATCTAATCGCGCACATCATCTTCAATACCTTGGTCGCGCTGTTACTGGGTTTCTATTTGAGAAACGCTGAAGCGGCGTCTCGCCAGCCGCTTACAGTGCAGACACCGAACGGCAGTGTTTTGATCGAATGTTTTGCAAGCACACATGCCACGTTGCCGACTGTTCTCATCTTGAGCGGCAGCAAAGGATTTGGTTCCCCGGCCTATGACGAGATCGGGAAGACCTTTCTGGATGCCGGCTTGCAAGCTTGCCTTGTGCACTTTCTTTCCCCTACGGATCTAAGCGCCATCGGCAGTGCCGGTAATTCAGAGGCTCGTGAGCGCTATTACGCCAAGCGTCAGTCAGCATGGCTTGTCGATATTCGAGGTGCAATTTCTTATTTTAACGCACGCCCCAATCACGTCGGCAAAGTTGGTTTGCTCGGTATATCGCTTGGTGCGGAAATGGCGGCCGCGGTATCAGCGAATAGCGCGGACATAGGTGCGCTTGTGATTGTAGACGGCAACTTCCCGGATGGTTATTCGCAACCGGTACGATCCTTGCCGCCTTTGCATTTGATATGGGGAAGTGCCGATCGAACCTTCCCCGTGCCGGTTGGATTAAATCTTCAGCGAATAGCGCGACATCTCGTTGATGCTGCAGACATCGATATTTATAAAGACGGCGCGCATGACTTCTTCTTGCGGCCAAAAACGCAACAAGCGCAGGCTGCGCATGTGAGTGCAGCCCACTTTCTTATGTCGAAGCTTTCGAGCGTTGGCCTATGA
- a CDS encoding acyltransferase family protein, producing MNASAVPGNEREGRNIYIDMLRGVSILLVMLLHYSLSYHLQISPLQDWVSIPTLRAIFYNGNYGVDMFFVISGFLITSNILRRYGSLATVDVAHFYKLRFFRLYPLVVFALAVITVLGLIGLHNFSNIHRGENLGNGFFLIADLSVLTFWHNLLMEAVGYFNYAMNIYWSLSVEEVFYLLYPLLLVVARRRWQLVVLTGLCVIIAPIYRGIHRDNELFFMYGNVACMDMLTYGCVAAILAKSVKVTNALRRTLAVLTCLIGGWVYMRGINGNEALGASFLGIATALFLVAVSRLPADGVSRRLGRPLAWLGAHSYELYLFHIVVLGVIVELVPKTAMTIEQKLPMLAAFLALSAILAWLAARFFGDPLNRVLRSRFARGGAKMQDEAKALQADAASSNEYTHTC from the coding sequence ATGAATGCGTCCGCTGTTCCCGGGAATGAACGTGAAGGCAGAAACATTTATATCGACATGCTGCGTGGCGTCTCCATTTTATTGGTGATGCTGCTGCACTACAGCTTGTCCTATCACTTACAGATAAGTCCCCTGCAAGACTGGGTTTCGATACCGACACTACGTGCGATCTTCTACAACGGTAATTACGGCGTCGACATGTTTTTTGTGATTTCAGGTTTCCTGATCACATCCAACATCCTGCGTCGTTACGGATCACTGGCGACTGTCGATGTCGCGCATTTTTACAAGCTTCGCTTCTTCAGGCTCTATCCGCTCGTCGTGTTCGCCCTAGCCGTTATCACTGTGCTTGGGCTTATAGGACTCCATAACTTCTCAAACATTCATCGTGGCGAGAATCTTGGTAATGGATTCTTCCTGATCGCGGATCTGTCGGTGTTGACGTTTTGGCACAACCTCCTCATGGAGGCGGTTGGCTACTTCAATTACGCCATGAACATCTATTGGTCGTTATCGGTTGAGGAAGTGTTCTACCTGCTATACCCGTTGTTACTCGTGGTGGCCCGGCGACGTTGGCAGTTGGTGGTGTTGACAGGTCTGTGCGTGATCATTGCGCCGATCTATCGCGGTATACACAGGGACAACGAGTTGTTTTTCATGTACGGCAACGTGGCGTGCATGGATATGCTGACCTACGGATGTGTCGCGGCTATCCTGGCAAAAAGCGTGAAAGTGACAAATGCGTTGCGACGGACGCTCGCCGTTCTGACGTGCCTCATCGGAGGCTGGGTGTACATGCGAGGCATTAACGGGAATGAAGCGCTCGGTGCTTCGTTCTTGGGCATCGCAACCGCGCTATTTCTCGTTGCTGTGTCACGGTTACCAGCAGATGGTGTCTCCCGTCGACTGGGAAGGCCCTTGGCATGGCTAGGTGCGCACAGTTACGAGCTATACCTGTTCCATATCGTCGTGCTTGGCGTCATCGTCGAGCTTGTGCCAAAGACAGCCATGACTATCGAGCAAAAATTGCCGATGCTAGCGGCATTCTTGGCCTTGTCGGCCATACTGGCATGGCTGGCTGCCCGATTCTTTGGCGATCCATTGAATCGAGTATTGCGTAGCCGTTTTGCACGAGGTGGAGCGAAGATGCAAGACGAAGCAAAAGCACTTCAAGCTGACGCTGCATCGTCCAATGAATACACGCACACTTGTTGA
- the mnmE gene encoding tRNA uridine-5-carboxymethylaminomethyl(34) synthesis GTPase MnmE, producing MTADAHHQDTIAAIASAPGAAGVGVVRVSGPQAPNIAQTLLSKAPSPRHVHFAAFRDAAGELIDRGLLLYFPAPASYTGEHVLELQGHGSTVLLDALLRRTCELGARLARPGEFTERAFLNGKLDLAQAEAVADLIAARSQTGARAALQSMEGVFSRKVDALLKALIILRVHIEAAIDFPEEEIDFLADPAITQQLEALRTQLADLLREARRGVRLNDGLRIAIVGRPNAGKSSLLNALAGSERAIVTDIAGTTRDVLRESISLDGIALELADTAGLRDTHDPVESEGVRRAHNERTRADAVLLVTDKQHADADLAWLKDLPAGVERIVVINKIDLDGKHAHEEQHADAKWLWLSVKTGEGLETLRKHLKQLAGAGGGEGAFSARRRHVLALERVADHLTHTAKVLADTRAGELAAEELRQAQHALGEITGTYTSDDLLGAIFSSFCIGK from the coding sequence ATGACCGCCGATGCACACCATCAGGACACCATCGCCGCCATTGCCAGCGCTCCGGGCGCCGCGGGCGTCGGTGTCGTACGCGTTTCAGGACCGCAAGCACCGAACATTGCACAGACCCTGCTCAGCAAAGCACCTTCACCGCGGCATGTGCACTTTGCGGCCTTCCGCGATGCGGCGGGTGAACTGATCGACCGCGGTCTACTGCTGTACTTCCCTGCTCCGGCCTCCTATACGGGCGAACATGTGCTGGAACTGCAGGGCCACGGCAGCACCGTGTTGCTGGATGCGCTCCTGCGTCGCACGTGTGAACTTGGCGCGCGCCTGGCGCGTCCCGGTGAATTCACCGAACGCGCTTTTCTCAATGGCAAGCTTGATCTTGCGCAGGCCGAAGCTGTTGCCGATCTCATCGCTGCGCGCTCACAAACCGGTGCGCGCGCCGCATTGCAATCGATGGAGGGCGTGTTCTCGCGCAAGGTCGATGCTTTGCTCAAGGCGCTGATCATCCTGCGCGTGCATATCGAAGCCGCGATCGATTTTCCGGAAGAAGAAATCGACTTCCTGGCCGATCCCGCCATCACGCAACAACTTGAAGCACTACGCACACAGCTTGCCGATCTGCTCCGTGAAGCGCGACGTGGTGTACGACTCAATGACGGATTGCGCATCGCCATCGTCGGCCGCCCCAATGCCGGCAAATCCAGTTTGCTTAACGCATTGGCTGGCAGCGAACGCGCCATCGTCACTGACATCGCCGGCACCACCCGCGATGTGCTGCGCGAAAGCATCAGCCTCGATGGCATCGCACTGGAACTTGCTGATACCGCGGGATTACGTGATACGCACGATCCCGTAGAAAGCGAAGGCGTTCGTCGTGCGCACAACGAACGCACCCGCGCCGATGCTGTGCTTCTGGTGACCGATAAGCAGCATGCTGATGCGGATCTGGCTTGGCTAAAAGATCTTCCCGCCGGTGTCGAACGCATCGTTGTCATCAACAAGATCGATCTCGATGGCAAACATGCGCACGAGGAACAACATGCTGATGCGAAGTGGTTGTGGCTATCGGTAAAAACCGGCGAAGGCCTGGAAACCCTCCGCAAACACCTCAAGCAACTGGCAGGTGCTGGCGGCGGTGAAGGTGCGTTCAGCGCACGCCGACGTCATGTCCTCGCCCTAGAACGAGTCGCGGATCATCTCACCCACACGGCAAAAGTCTTGGCTGACACCCGAGCTGGCGAACTCGCCGCTGAAGAATTACGGCAAGCACAGCATGCCCTGGGAGAAATCACTGGCACCTACACCAGCGACGATCTGCTTGGCGCTATCTTCAGCTCGTTTTGCATTGGCAAGTAG
- the yidC gene encoding membrane protein insertase YidC: MNQTRTFLMFALFAVSFLLWQAWEQDYGPHPVNQQPTASATTPDSSTVPGAAPAIASGSAEGAATAQLITVSTDVLRLTIDTRGGSVVRSELLKYPVEPRTKKNPDPAPIRLLDDGAADYFAAQSGLVSADGAAPDHRTVFQTAQTSYTLADGQDALNVDLTWTDASGLKVVKRYTLHRGSYVIDLDQQIDNGSGKTWDGNAYRQLQRVDRPAPVYSNYLQRISDQSRYGFFGAAWYSPEQKFSKLPFDKFEKEPLQSPVTGGWVAMMQQYFLGAWIPPAKEADTFSSAIVNEAGSTPHYVIRSVGPQISVAPGQQASSTAQLYVGPKLPDQLQTIAPGLELTIDYGMLKIFAEPLHWVLAQLDKLTGNWGVSIVLLVLLINLVTFKFTNAQFESAAKMRKLKPRMDALKERYGDDRQKMQQAMMELYKKEKVNPAAGCLPLLITIPIFYGLYYVLRDSVELRQAPFFGWIHDLSAADPYFVLPVLYTVVMLVQQWIMPAAAGMDPTQQKMMKFMPLMFAVIFLFFPSGLVLYYVVNGLCRLLQQWWVTRRAEAAQAKAAT; this comes from the coding sequence ATGAATCAAACGCGCACCTTCCTCATGTTCGCCTTGTTCGCGGTGAGCTTCCTGCTTTGGCAAGCCTGGGAGCAGGACTACGGCCCGCATCCGGTGAATCAGCAGCCCACGGCCTCAGCCACTACGCCTGACAGCAGCACGGTACCGGGCGCTGCACCGGCGATTGCGAGCGGCTCGGCAGAAGGCGCTGCGACAGCGCAACTGATTACCGTGAGCACGGACGTACTACGCCTCACCATCGACACGCGTGGCGGTAGCGTCGTACGGTCGGAGCTGCTGAAGTACCCGGTTGAGCCGCGTACCAAGAAGAATCCGGATCCCGCCCCGATCCGCCTGCTGGATGATGGCGCCGCCGATTACTTCGCCGCACAGAGCGGTCTGGTCAGCGCCGATGGCGCCGCGCCGGACCACCGCACCGTGTTCCAGACCGCCCAGACCAGCTACACGCTGGCAGATGGTCAGGACGCGCTGAATGTCGACCTCACCTGGACCGACGCGTCCGGCCTGAAGGTGGTCAAGCGCTACACCCTGCATCGCGGCAGCTACGTCATCGATCTTGATCAGCAGATCGACAATGGCAGCGGCAAGACCTGGGACGGCAATGCCTACCGCCAGCTGCAACGCGTGGATCGTCCGGCACCGGTCTACAGCAATTACCTGCAACGCATCTCCGACCAATCGCGCTATGGCTTCTTCGGCGCCGCGTGGTACAGCCCGGAGCAGAAATTCAGCAAGCTGCCTTTCGACAAATTCGAGAAGGAGCCGCTGCAGAGTCCGGTCACCGGCGGCTGGGTGGCGATGATGCAGCAATACTTCCTCGGCGCGTGGATTCCGCCGGCGAAGGAAGCCGATACGTTCTCGTCGGCCATCGTCAACGAAGCAGGCAGCACCCCGCACTACGTGATCCGCAGCGTCGGACCGCAGATCAGTGTGGCGCCCGGCCAGCAAGCAAGCAGCACGGCTCAGCTCTATGTGGGCCCCAAGCTGCCTGACCAGCTGCAAACCATCGCGCCGGGTCTGGAACTCACCATCGACTACGGCATGCTCAAGATCTTTGCCGAGCCGCTGCACTGGGTGCTGGCCCAGCTCGACAAGCTCACCGGCAACTGGGGTGTTTCGATCGTCCTGCTGGTGCTGCTGATCAACCTGGTCACCTTCAAGTTCACCAACGCGCAGTTCGAGTCCGCGGCCAAGATGCGCAAGCTCAAGCCGCGCATGGATGCGTTGAAGGAACGCTACGGTGACGATCGCCAGAAGATGCAGCAGGCGATGATGGAGCTGTACAAGAAGGAAAAGGTGAATCCTGCCGCCGGCTGCCTGCCGTTGCTGATCACCATCCCGATCTTCTACGGCCTGTACTACGTGCTGCGCGACAGTGTGGAGCTGCGCCAGGCGCCGTTCTTCGGTTGGATCCACGACCTTTCCGCGGCTGATCCTTACTTCGTGCTGCCGGTGCTCTACACCGTCGTCATGTTGGTTCAGCAGTGGATAATGCCCGCCGCTGCCGGCATGGATCCCACCCAGCAGAAGATGATGAAGTTCATGCCGCTGATGTTCGCGGTGATCTTCCTGTTCTTCCCGTCCGGCCTCGTGCTCTATTACGTGGTCAATGGCTTGTGTCGATTGCTGCAACAGTGGTGGGTCACCCGCCGCGCCGAAGCGGCACAGGCCAAGGCCGCCACCTGA
- the rnpA gene encoding ribonuclease P protein component: MDTAGLPRKARIRRAGDFAVLRQASGRLGGRCFSVRYRSNELGYARLGLAVSKRVSKRAVERNRVKRLLRESFRRVRSQLPALDLMVMAREQAAGVPGPELLAELDALWRRLPPLKRAGDAATIAC, encoded by the coding sequence ATGGATACCGCCGGCCTGCCGCGCAAGGCGCGGATTCGCCGAGCCGGTGACTTCGCCGTCTTGCGACAAGCCAGCGGCCGCCTCGGCGGCCGCTGTTTTTCTGTGCGCTATCGGTCCAACGAACTGGGTTACGCACGGCTCGGCCTGGCGGTATCCAAGCGCGTCTCCAAGCGAGCCGTGGAGCGCAACCGGGTCAAACGGCTGCTGCGTGAGTCATTTCGCCGCGTTCGCAGTCAGCTCCCCGCGTTGGACCTGATGGTGATGGCCCGCGAACAGGCTGCCGGTGTGCCCGGCCCTGAGCTGCTGGCCGAGCTCGATGCCCTGTGGCGTAGGCTTCCGCCGTTGAAGCGCGCTGGCGACGCCGCCACAATCGCGTGCTGA